A genomic region of Carassius carassius chromosome 27, fCarCar2.1, whole genome shotgun sequence contains the following coding sequences:
- the LOC132106621 gene encoding platelet-activating factor acetylhydrolase-like: MGNSTGHNNTMSIPPGKGPHQVGCTDLMVGHTVHGTFLRLYYPCQASKNHQLPDWVPCREYFNGLADFMKMNRALSERIFNYLFGSCEIPAAWNASFKPDGKYPVIIFSHGLGAFRTLYSAICIELASQGFIVAAVEHRDESSSATFYFREHAEPGTRKHPSCDIAKPVSDNLEEVWMYYRPLKLGENEFPLRNKQVKQRADECIRALDLLFDINSGKSVENILQCDFDLSTMENSMDLCRIAIMGHSFGGATVIECLCKDVKFKCGVALDTWMFPLDEEIFPGVKQPIFFINSEKFQWIGNIIRMKKLDSAIFPRKMITIKGTVHQSFPDFTFLTGNWIGRLMKLKGDIDPHIALDLSNKATLAFLQRHLNMDRDFNQWDPLIDGKDDNLIPGTNISIPQSYI, translated from the exons ATGGGTAATTCAACCGGGCACAACAACACTATGAGTATCCCACCAGGAAAAGGACCCCACCAGGTGGGATGCACAGACCTGATGGTGGGCCATACAGTCCAT GGTACATTCTTGAGACTCTACTATCCGTGCCAAGCATCCAAGAATCATCAGCTGCCAGACTGGGTCCCATGCAGGGAGTATTTTAACGGCCTCGCAGACTTTATGAAGATGAACAGAGCACTCAGTGAAAGAATTTTTAACTACCTCTTTG GGTCTTGTGAAATCCCAGCAGCCTGGAATGCATCGTTTAAACCGGATGGCAAGTatcctgttattattttctctcatGGACTGGGAgctttcag gACATTGTATTCGGCCATATGTATTGAATTGGCGTCACAGGGCTTCATTGTTGCAGCCGTGGAGCACAG GGATGAATCTTCTTCTGCAACTTTTTACTTCAGAGAGCATGCTGAGCCAGGAACAAGAAAGCATCCATCATGTGACATAGCCAAGCCTGTGTCTGATAATCTGGAGGAGGTTTGGATGTACTACAGGCCGTTGAAACTAGGCGAGAATGAGTTTCCTCTAAGAAACAAGCAA GTAAAGCAAAGAGCAGACGAATGCATCAGAGCCTTAGATCTTCTATTTGACATCAATTCAGGAAAGTCTGTGGAGAACATCTTACAGTGTGACTTTGATTTGTCAACAATGGAG AACTCCATGGACTTGTGTAGGATAGCGATTATGGGACATTCCTTCGGGGGCGCAACGGTGATCGAATGTTTGTGCAAGGACGTCAAATTTAA GTGTGGTGTGGCACTGGACACCTGGATGTTTCCTCTGGACGAGGAGATCTTCCCAGGAGTGAAGCAGCCAATCTTTTTTATAAACTCAGAAAAATTCCAGTGGATTGGGAATATCATCCGCATGAAGAAGCTGGACTCTGCTATCTTTCCTAGAAAAATGATAACCATCaa AGGGACGGTCCATCAGAGCTTCCCAGATTTCACATTTCTTACTGGGAACTGGATTGGAAGGCTCATGAAGCTAAAAGGAGATATAGATCCACACATAGCCTTGGATCTTTCCAACAAAGCAACTTTGGCTTTTCTTCAGCGCCACTTAA ATATGGACAGAGACTTTAATCAGTGGGATCCATTAATTGATGGAAAAGATGACAATTTGATTCCAGGAACCAACATTAGTATACCACAGTCATATATTTAA
- the LOC132106613 gene encoding tudor domain-containing 6-like has product MCSIPGLPSVGSNVPVLITRVNLNPACILVEFWGNFDQDRKFAYQQLKKEIQYPREGFCELEGNPGDLCLVRVYETWYRARIVSRDTDEYSVFLIDEGRTLHATVNTLAWGKSDFFYLPPEVEFCVLANVLPLSPENKWSAMALEFMKTFCGRRVNATVQDVLVPHRTFLLDIPCLSRQMFEMGFAKKLYSDRFEEFVARSLQANSGTEEPQRISPIRTKPIEIIEQMEKQQVYMYPELQTDTVEMVVVTEVTSPFRIFCQLKVFSQELKKLTEQITQHYEGRVGCNFARPENLGSPCASRGSDGKWYRSVLQQVMSANNVVEILQVDYGKKRFVQVENVRPLAPEFFRMPVITYVCSLHGISDRGMGWTASQIDYLKSLLLSRTVIAKFQYQSLSEGVHYVTLFGEENTNINKLFELKQKCSLDSDMTLSDFAVQKSPSPQKSKILETTVAAHIDETYSDLKGNKPVFFTESLVPNTSHVAVVQHVESPGKFWIQTQRYADEFNQLMNDLRNLFSDPTSTDGLIRKPVVGLLCAAKSQDGVFYRAAIYKVVDKKAEVYFLDYGNTELVDCFDLRQLPLRFQQLPAVAIKCSLYGIKSRLNHWDETATLFFLKLIEDRVLDLHVKEKHQDTHMVQLVDPSLDGENDVSKLLCNSDFADSEKSFVDNSATRSFGLKTTNTSGVYLTGARPQTSSSSSAITDSASAFKEYLFPIGSSLEVTVSYIESPNDFWCQKARNAACLEVLMQDIQRFYAHSEFQPPLEAACVASHPETGIWYRALVIQKHQTPHVDVLFIDYGQTKKVAVEDLRKITPTFLKMKGQAFRCSLYNLIHPVSHSALDWSPEAKLQFEEFVDTAASMNVPLKCTIFAVMYDSQKVVFNVVDLETPFQSICNLLVQRRLADRAPSKKAPLPPFRLDTYYYSTHGVKTGCEEEVSVTCVKSVTQFFCHLARNSEEIEKLSNKVNSLCRQLEVTKCPQTFGTVCFAKYTDGLWYRGQIKSTKPSVLVNFVDYGDTLEVDKSGLLPVPIEAGEIMSIPVQAIECGLSDMPEDVPCEVGNWFQKFADSHCFTALIVAKDPGGKLLVELYEGKTQVNARIRQKFRNEIHRNETSAFKGYSSKNRSAQSGATHMKESSSGLKRDFVDQIPQSRESYETQQGYVESKQPRSKYGFHTNGGLEPTRDFETLHNSQKKLEPQRKSSDRADVHRPCTSDKIDGGKLKTQALLNESALPVKVIKPGLEAEVFISHCNSPCSFFVQFATDEDDIYSLVEKLNADQSRCANFDPIDIHEGDMVCAMFPEDNSWYRAAVRKNIGDTINVEFVDFGNTATISASKICRLDQSFASFPKYSIHCSVHKLNVDCGDQELSPNFKRVIEQNIEKVMCTFVKMSGSIWEVKLDVNGVVLGSTCRDDAAPAADFTTPGVKQTSEIIVCTRYKNPDVSAGQMITGYTSLIKGPHLFWCQYATTEKLQEISDVLQNAGNASENTLSEESLPIGSACIALFTEDNLWYRAKVTFKDLDTLSITFVDYGNEAKVNISDVKALPPELSDVPPQAFDCQLEGFDLSKGFWAEEADDAFFELVNDKLLNITVEKMGNSEMPYFIKLDYNGVVINETMRSYWKSQSPETSSAELLSGANVVSIDASVDAEVNIDSVVIHDSDTDHAENETCTSLLEMQHSEQEQLDLLTSSKVGNEAQDKPIEMITDVPSLDALSIVASDAQEDLETICIMEGASAFTCPSDTTNQLAFAKETDPTPFPVVLPQHSEGATPSISSENVDSFMMNNTDSQLCAEAPESPSFEIIRSDLGYLRRATEKMPAGSDCVIWSHVRRKWCRAHILKSSEDAALVLIVEYDSEVVVDPFNIFEILPDEPLQTSCSEAVVQSDEVTQEIQTVSNNSTSKAEDTEYEPVVTSESEEPKGEEKQIEQMDPGDERADQPEVTGFVSCSAVEDSEVIDSLGEGAQVHDLVQVLNPERVESKDPQEDLSTSAGEQREEPANISTVVDLLMDFLDVTPHEKEVCETEHETDLLEEFNNVTEDLIVLTSDGTESDTASDGTLQGDPLTPEMIHADAEESSCLQEKSDASDCTSAEDSGVTHLILKVEDASDDDVIFVAVLQESQAEVFEPESENEKQKID; this is encoded by the exons ATGTGTTCTATTCCTGGACTCCCATCTGTGGGTTCAAATGTACCTGTACTCATTACCAGAGTAAATCTGAACCCAGCATGTATTCTGGTAGAGTTTTGGGGGAATTTTGATCAAGACCGAAAATTTGCTTATCAGCAGCTGAAAAAGGAGATTCAATACCCCAGAGAGGGATTTTGTGAATTGGAAGGAAACCCTGGTGACTTGTGCCTCGTACGAGTGTATGAAACATGGTACAGAGCCCGTATAGTGTCCAGAGATACTGACGAGTACAGCGTGTTTTTAATCGATGAAGGAAGAACGCTGCATGCCACTGTAAACACTTTAGCATGGGGCAAAAGTGACTTTTTCTATCTTCCCCCTGAAGTTGAATTCTGTGTTCTTGCCAATGTCCTGCCACTGTCTCCTGAAAACAAATGGTCAGCAATGGCCTTAGAGTTCATGAAAACTTTCTGTGGTCGAAGAGTCAATGCCACTGTTCAAGATGTTCTTGTGCCCCATCGAACATTCCTACTTGACATTCCTTGCCTGTCTAGACAGATGTTTGAAATGGGCTTTGCCAAGAAGTTGTACAGTGATCGGTTTGAGGAGTTTGTTGCCAGATCTTTGCAGGCCAACAGTGGAACAGAAGAACCTCAGAGAATTTCTCCCATTAGGACCAAACCAATTGAGATCATTGAGCAAATGGAGAAGCAGCAGGTCTACATGTACCCCGAGCTGCAAACCGATACTGTTGAAATGGTTGTGGTCACAGAAGTTACAAGTCCTTTCAGAATATTCTGTCAGCTTAAGGTTTTCTCTCAGGAGCTGAAAAAGTTAACCGAACAGATAACTCAGCATTATGAGGGAAGAGTTGGATGTAATTTTGCAAGACCTGAGAATTTAGGCAGCCCATGTGCATCAAGAGGAAGTGATGGCAAGTGGTATCGTTCTGTGCTGCAACAGGTCATGTCTGCCAACAATGTGGTTGAAATTTTGCAGGTGGATTATGGGAAGAAACGGTTTGTTCAAGTTGAGAATGTCAGACCACTTGCCCCAGAATTTTTCAGGATGCCTGTCATAACATATGTGTGCTCCCTTCATGGAATATCTGACAGAGGTATGGGTTGGACAGCTTCACAGATTGATTATCTTAAATCTCTCCTGCTCAGCCGCACCGTGATCGCCAAGTTTCAGTATCAGAGCCTTTCTGAAGGTGTCCACTATGTCACGCTTTTCGGAGAGGAGAACACAAACATCAACAAACTATttgaactgaaacagaaatgttcaTTGGATTCTGATATGACCCTTTCAGATTTTGCTGTTCAGAAGAGCCCATCGCCTCAAAAGAGCAAGATTTTGGAGACAACCGTTGCTGCACACATTGATGAAACCTACTCTGACCTTAAAGGGAACAAACCAGTCTTTTTCACAGAAAGTCTTGTACCTAACACGTCACATGTGGCTGTTGTACAGCATGTTGAGAGCCCTGGAAAGTTTTGGATTCAAACCCAGCGATACGCCGATGAATTCAATCAGCTAATGAATGACCTCAGAAATCTGTTCAGTGATCCAACAAGCACTGACGGATTGATAAGAAAGCCTGTTGTTGGTCTCCTCTGTGCAGCTAAATCCCAAGATGGTGTGTTCTATAGAGCAGCTATCTATAAGGTAGTTGACAAGAAAGCAGAAGTTTACTTCCTCGACTATGGCAACACTGAACTTGTTGATTGTTTTGATCTCCGACAGTTGCCTTTGAGATTTCAGCAGCTGCCTGCTGTTGCAATAAAGTGCTCCCTCTATGGCATTAAATCCAGACTGAATCATTGGGATGAGACGGCAACATTGTTCTTTTTGAAACTCATCGAAGACAGAGTACTTGATTTGCATGTAAAAGAAAAGCATCAAGACACTCACATGGTTCAGTTAGTGGATCCGAGTTTAGATGGAGAAAATGATGTGAGCAAGTTGTTGTGCAATTCAGATTTTGCAGACAGTGAAAAGAGCTTTGTGGATAATTCTGCCACAAGATCCTTTGGTTTAAAAACCACAAACACCTCTGGTGTATACTTGACAGGAGCTCGGCCTCAGACGTCTTCCAGTTCTTCTGCCATAACGGACAGTGCATCTGCTTTCAAGGAATACTTGTTTCCCATTGGAAGCTCACTGGAGGTAACTGTATCCTACATTGAGAGTCCAAATGACTTCTGGTGTCAAAAAGCCAGAAATGCAGCATGTTTAGAAGTGCTAATGCAAGACATTCAGCGTTTCTATGCTCATAGTGAATTTCAGCCACCTTTGGAAGCTGCTTGTGTTGCCAGTCATCCTGAAACTGGGATATGGTACAGAGCCTTGGTCATTCAAAAGCACCAAACACCTCATGTTGATGTCTTGTTCATTGACTACGGACAGACAAAGAAGGTTGCTGTTGAAGATCTTCGAAAGATCACACCAACATTTTTGAAGATGAAAGGACAAGCCTTTCGATGCAGTTTGTATAACCTGATCCATCCAGTATCTCACTCCGCTTTAGACTGGAGCCCTGAAGCCAAATTGCAGTTTGAAGAGTTTGTTGACACAGCAGCGTCCATGAATGTGCCATTAAAATGCACCATATTTGCTGTAATGTATGACTCCCAGAAAGTTGTGTTCAATGTGGTAGACTTGGAGACCCCATTCCAAAGCATTTGCAATCTCCTTGTCCAAAGACGTCTAGCTGATCGTGCACCCTCTAAGAAGGCTCCTCTTCCACCCTTTCGCCTGGACACCTACTATTACTCCACACATGGAGTCAAGACTGGATGTGAAGAGGAAGTGAGTGTCACCTGTGTGAAAAGTGTCACTCAGTTCTTTTGCCATCTTGCCAGGAATTCAGAGGAAATTGAGAAACTTTCAAACAAGGTCAACTCCCTATGCCGTCAGCTAGAGGTAACCAAGTGTCCTCAGACTTTTGGAACAGTTTGCTTTGCAAAATACACGGATGGACTTTGGTACAGAGGCCAAATAAAGTCTACAAAACCATCAGTTCTGGTCAATTTTGTGGATTATGGTGACACATTGGAAGTTGACAAGTCAGGCTTGCTTCCAGTTCCAATTGAAGCAGGAGAGATTATGTCCATCCCAGTGCAGGCAATTGAATGTGGGCTCTCAGATATGCCTGAAGATGTGCCATGTGAAGTGGGAAATTGGTTTCAGAAATTTGCGGACAGTCATTGTTTCACTGCTTTGATCGTCGCAAAAGACCCAGGAGGAAAGCTTTTGGTGGAACTTTATGAGGGAAAAACTCAAGTGAATGCACGGATTAGACAGAAGTTTCGCAATGAAATCCATAGAAATGAAACGAGCGCATTCAAAGGATATAGTTCAAAGAACAGAAGTGCACAAAGTGGGGCAACCCATATGAAAGAAAGTTCCAGTGGTCTAAAGCGAGATTTTGTGGATCAAATTCCACAGTCCCGTGAAAGTTATGAAACACAGCAAGGTTATGTTGAATCAAAACAGCCACGCAGCAAGTATGGATTCCATACAAATGGTGGATTAGAACCAACAAGAGATTTTGAGACATTGCATAATTCCCAGAAAAAGCTTGAACCACAAAGAAAGTCCAGTGATAGAGCTGATGTGCATCGCCCTTGTACATCTGACAAAATTGATGGTGGTAAGCTCAAGACTCAGGCTCTTCTTAACGAATCAGCGCTCCCAGTGAAAGTAATAAAACCAGGTCTAGAAGCTGAGGTATTCATCTCTCATTGCAACAGCCCTTGTAGCTTCTTTGTTCAGTTTGCAACTGATGAGGATGACATTTATTCGCTTGTGGAGAAATTGAATGCCGACCAGTCAAGGTGCGCCAACTTTGATCCTATTGATATTCATGAGGGAGACATGGTTTGTGCAATGTTTCCTGAAGATAACTCCTGGTACCGTGCAGCAGTAAGAAAAAACATTGGCGACACAATCAACGTCGAATTTGTTGACTTTGGAAACACGGCTACAATTTCTGCCTCAAAAATTTGTCGTCTTGATCAATCATTTGCTTCATTTCCTAAGTACAGTATCCACTGCTCTGTACATAAACTGAATGTTGACTGTGGAGACCAGGAACTTTCACCCAACTTTAAACGGGTAATTGAACAAAACATTGAAAAGGTCATGTGCACATTTGTGAAAATGTCAGGCTCCATTTGGGAAGTGAAACTTGATGTTAATGGTGTAGTGTTGGGATCTACCTGCAGGGATGATGCTGCACCAGCAGCTGATTTTACGACCCCAGGTGTCAAGCAGACATCTGAAATCATAGTCTGTACCCGTTACAAGAACCCTGACGTATCAGCTGGTCAAATGATCACTGGATACACCTCACTGATCAAGGGTCCTCATCTCTTCTGGTGCCAATATGCAACAACAGAGAAACTTCAAGAGATTTCAGATGTTTTACAGAATGCTGGTAATgcatcagaaaatactttgagtGAGGAATCTCTGCCAATTGGAAGTGCTTGTATTGCTCTTTTCACTGAAGATAATCTGTGGTATCGAGCTAAAGTTACATTTAAGGACCTTGACACACTCTCCATTACCTTTGTAGACTATGGAAATGAAGCAAAAGTCAATATCAGTGATGTTAAAGCCCTTCCACCCGAGCTGTCAGACGTGCCCCCTCAGGCCTTCGACTGCCAGCTTGAAGGTTTCGATCTTTCCAAGGGTTTCTGGGCTGAAGAGGCAGATGATGCATTCTTTGAGCTAGTTAATGACAAGCTTTTAAATATCACTGTTGAGAAAATGGGTAACTCTGAAATGCCATACTTCATCAAGCTGGATTATAATGGTGTTGTCATCAATGAAACCATGAGAAGCTACTGGAAAAGTCAAAGTCCTGAAACTTCATCTGCTGAACTCTTGAGTGGAGCAAATGTGGTCTCCATCGATGCCTCTGTGGATGCTGAAGTTAATATTGACTCTGTAGTTATCCATGATTCAGACACTGACCATGCTGAAAATGAAACCTGCACCTCACTTCTCGAAATGCAGCATTCTGAACAAGAGCAGCTTGATTTACTGACAAGTTCAAAAGTTGGAAATGAAGCTCAGGATAAGCCAATCGAGATGATTACTGATGTTCCTTCTCTTGATGCATTGAGTATAGTGGCCTCTGATGCACAAGAGGACCTTGAAACCATATGTATCATGGAAGGTGCTTCAGCTTTCACTTGTCCATCAGATACAACAAACCAGCTTGCTTTTGCTAAAGAGACAGACCCAACTCCTTTTCCTGTAGTTTTGCCACAGCACTCAGAGGGAGCTACACCTAGTATTTCCTCAGAGAATGTAGATAGCTTCATGATGAACAACACAGATTCTCAGTTATGCGCTGAGGCACCAGAGTCACCATCATTTGAGATCATTCGATCAG acttgGGCTATTTAAGGCGAGCAACTGAGAAAATGCCTGCTGGGTCAGACTGTGTGATCTGGTCTCACGTAAGAAGAAAATGGTGCAGAGCACACATTTTAAAAAGTTCTGAAGATGCTGCATTG gtgttaATTGTGGAATATGATTCTGAGGTGGTAGTAGATCCTTTCAACATCTTTGAAATTCTGCCAGATGAGCCATTGCAG ACATCATGCAGTGAAGCTGTAGTTCAAAGTG ATGAAGTAACCCAGGAGATACAGACTGTATCGAATAATAGTACTTCAAAG GCAGAAGATACAGAATATGAACCTGTTGTCACCTCAGAATCAGAAGAACCAAAGG GTGAAGAGAAACAAATTGAACAAATGGATCCAGGTGATGAACGTGCAGACCAG CCTGAAGTCACAGGGTTTGTGTCCTGCTCTGCTGTTGAAGACTCTGAGG tcatagATTCGCTGGGGGAAGGTGCACAAGTGCACGATCTTGTTCAAGTACTGAAT CCTGAACGGGTAGAAAGCAAGGATCCACAAGAGGATTTAAGTACTTCAGCTGGAGAGCAAAGAG AAGAACCTGCCAACATAAGCACTGTAGTGGATTTGCTGATGGATTTCCTTGATGTGACTCCCCATGAAaag GAGGTGTGCGAGACTGAACATGAAACAGACTTGCTTGAGGAGTTTAATA atGTTACTGAAGATCTTATTGTCCTTACCAGTGATGGAACGGAGTCCGACACTGCATCCGATGGCACG CTTCAGGGAGATCCACTTACTCCAGAAATGATCCATGCTGATGCTGAAGAATCTTCAT GTTTACAAGAAAAGTCAGATGCATCTGATTGCACCAGTGCTGAGGATTCAGGTGTAACTCATCTGATCCTGAAGGTTGAGGATGCATCTGACGATGATGTcatttttgttgctgttttgCAAGAATCCCAGGCAGAAGTATTTGAGCCAGAGAgtgaaaatgaaaaacagaagATTGACTAA
- the LOC132106616 gene encoding adhesion G-protein coupled receptor F3-like yields MIEGNKTLNVAVYLPGLIGTVLDTTGVTITDAEIAAECEIIGQNSTCWCGPEYVWSNLVCDTVNKCCNVDKCVANISYYTPLCLPKVNVSLIGVITGSPSTVQILLNNSFNVLNAFNSLTMQGSLYTGLNTYAHNFTVSLSSVFATPKVQGIISKLLMDPTIYSLSLKSLGMVYMEAPTGKVCYNSRQQLNCTSIEAMNKCVWQMSRDYEATLTLGPGSEVQLSDTCTDLSTVTLLKTNGYWSGTYICLFVTGNIAHMAMAPIQIALLPEVINVTSNPQTADCSASSSTTVSILCSIENSTETYKATLKLGATEIAPPKDENSGIIKYKADFPVDCLAQGKPSSLEASCTLENSLNQLRNRTIRVPIIYPSDLFCAEEDINGRKWPKTKNNETAVIDCSATGRQGLMKRKCTGKTWGEEISLCVKAVLNSVALTAQDFEKGLGATQEGAMFIFQSLKNNTSEDDENSFGDIKTAVSVFKTMNKASANMALGENLLADFIDSASSMLNTSWEVGDKEETSTLASQYLSSVEGLVKSIRINASQGYNSTNIQLQICRNGSSCNRTVFNVDVELNATADMVKTVGLQSLANRLPNQGYEGATFPSIVVSSTVENNTQSSVNIRLAFPNEVNSKATMTCVFWNVTEQRWSDNGCEFVTGPGNLAYCECNHLTSFSMLMSKHAVSMPLLDELTYVGLGISICSLIVYIIIECLVWSAVVKSSLSHFRHTALLNISLCLLLADCSFLASSFPSILNETTCLVLVVAKHYFYLAMFFWMLCLSVMLVQKLIFVFSQIGKKVYMILGFTIGYVCPTVTVAVTYVYYDLASDIPYYSSKTCWLTYQSAMKGSIHAFLFPVGTIILVNMFSMGVVIATVLKPSGAESNKKGDKEAMKSIIKVVIFLTPVFGGTWILGLFVFLMDDFTQFLTYVVHYSFTIVNSLQGFFILLTGCFAEKRVRDEILRIVLGKSGKDQGTVTTTK; encoded by the exons ATGATTGAAGggaataaaacattaaatgttgCAGTCTATCTGCCTGGACTTATAGGGACTGTTCTGGATACAACAGGGGTAACTATCACAGATGCTGAAATAGCAGCAG AGTGTGAGATAATTGGCCAAAATTCAACATGCTGGTGTGGACCAGAATATGTTTGGAGCAATCTTGTGTGTGACACTGTAAATAAATGCTGCAATGTGGACAAATGTGTGGCAAATATTTCATACTACACACCTCTGTGTCTGCCAAAAGTGAACG TTTCACTCATTGGTGTAATCACTGGGAGCCCCTCAACAGTCCAGATACTG CTGAATAATTCTTTTAATGTGCTAAATGCCTTCAACTCATTGACTATGCAAGGCAGCCT ATATACAGGCTTAAATACGTACGCTCACAATTTCACAGTCTCTCTTAGTTCTGTATTTGCCACCCCAAAAGTTCAAGGCATAATTTCTAAGCTGTTGATGGATCCCACCATTTACAGTCTCAGTCTTAAGTCACTAG gCATGGTATACATGGAAGCACCTACAGGAAAAGTGTGTTACAATTCAAGACAACAGCTGAACTGTACCAGTATAGAGGCTATGAACAAGTGTGTGTGGCAGATGTCCAGAGATTATGAAGCAACATTGACTCTGGGACCAGGGAGTGAAGTACAGCTGTCAGATACTTGTACAGATCTCTCAACAGTCACACTTCTAAAGACAAATGGATACTGGTCAG GAACATACATCTGCCTTTTTGTCACTGGGAACATAGCTCACATGGCCATGGCACCTATTCAGATTGCACTTCTGCCAGAGGTCATTAATGTGACAAGCAATCCACAAACTGCAGATTGTTCTGCATCATCATCCACCACAGTTAGCATCTTATGTTCCATCGAAAACAGCACTGAAACCTACAAAGCCACGCTAAAACTCGGAGCTACTGAAATTGCACCTCCTAAAGATG aGAACAGTGGAATAATCAAGTATAAAGCAGATTTCCCTGTTGATTGTCTGGCACAAGGCAAACCAAGTTCACTTGAGGCCAGCTGCACTTTAGAGAACTCTTTGAATCAGCTACGAAATCGCACAATAAGAGTACCAATCATTTACC ccAGTGACCTGTTTTGTGCAGAGGAAGACATTAACGggcgaaaatggccaaaaacaaAGAATAATGAAACAGCCGTTATAGATTGTTCTGCAACAGGGAGACAGGGCTTAATGAAACGCAAATGCACCGGGAAAACATGGGGGGAAGAAATCTCTCTCTGTGTTAAAGCAGTCCTGAATAGTGTAGCTTTGACAGCACAG GATTTTGAAAAAGGACTTGGAGCAACACAAGAAGGCGCTATGTTTATCTTTCAGAGCTTGAAAAATAACACATCTGAAGATGATGAGAACAGTTTTGGTGACATTAAGACTGCTGTTTCTGTTTTCAAAACTATGAACAAGGCATCAGCGAACATGGCACTTGGCGAGAACCTTCTTGCA GATTTCATCGACTCAGCTAGTAGCATGTTGAACACATCCTGGGAAGTGGGAGACAAAGAAGAGACCAGTACACTGGCTTCACAATATTTGTCATCCGTAGAAGGCCTTGTGAAAAGCATCCGAATAAATGCTAGTCAGGGCTACAACTCCACAAACATTCAGCTTCAGATCTGCCGAAATGGCAGCTCTTGCAACAGAACAGTTTTCAACGTGGACGTTGAGCTGAATGCCACAGCAGATATGGTGAAAACAGTAGGATTGCAGAGCTTGGCCAACCGCCTGCCAAATCAGGGCTATGAGGGTGCAACGTTTCCTAGCATAGTTGTATCCAGCACAGTTGAGAACAACACTCAGTCGTCTGTGAACATCAGACTGGCTTTTCCAAATGAAGTGAACAGCAAGGCCACGATGACCTGTGTTTTTTGGAACGTCACTGAGCAAAGATGGTCAGATAATGGCTGCGAATTCGTTACAGGCCCCGGCAACCTCGCCTACTGCGAATGCAACCATCTTACCTCCTTCTCCATGCTCATGTCTAAGCATGCAGTAAGCATGCCTTTACTAGATGAGCTCACGTATGTCGGACTGGGAATCTCCATATGCTCTCTCATCGTATACATCATCATCGAGTGTTTGGTCTGGAGCGCTGTAGTCAAATCCAGCCTCTCCCATTTCCGGCACACTGCTCTCCTCAACATCTCTCTGTGTCTGCTTTTGGCCGACTGCAGCTTCTTAGCTTCCTCCTTCCCATCAATCCTAAATGAAACCACATGCCTTGTTTTGGTGGTGGCGAAGCATTACTTCTATCTTGCAATGTTCTTTTGGATGCTGTGTCTGAGCGTCATGTTGGTCCAAAAGCTCATTTTCGTCTTCAGCCAGATTGGGAAAAAGGTGTACATGATCCTCGGATTCACCATTGGTTACGTCTGTCCGACAGTGACTGTGGCTGTTACATATGTGTACTACGACCTAGCAAGTGACATTCCATACTACAGCTCCAAAACGTGCTGGCTTACCTATCAGTCAGCAATGAAGGGATCCATCCACGCATTTCTCTTCCCAGTCGGGACCATCATTCTGGTGAACATGTTTTCCATGGGGGTGGTCATTGCAACCGTTTTAAAGCCATCGGGAGCTGAGAGCAACAAAAAGGGAGACAAAGAAGCTATGAAGAGCATCATCAAAGTGGTTATCTTTCTCACACCTGTTTTTGGTGGGACTTGGATTCTGGGTCTTTTTGTGTTTCTGATGGATGACTTTACACAGTTTCTTACATACGTAGTGCACTACTCATTCACCATTGTCAACTCCCTGCAG GGCTTCTTCATCTTGTTGACAGGATGTTTTGCAGAAAAAAGG gtCCGAGATGAAATATTGAGAATAGTTCTGGGG AAATCAGGAAAAGATCAAGGAACAGTAACAACCACAAAATAA